A single Thermaerobacter sp. FW80 DNA region contains:
- the queA gene encoding tRNA preQ1(34) S-adenosylmethionine ribosyltransferase-isomerase QueA, protein MRVDEFDYDLPPELIAQEPLPERDASRLMVVDRDSGRWIHARFRDLPRFLRPGDCLVLNDTRVRPARLFGRRATGGQVEFLLLDPLGDGRWLALGRPGRRLRAGTVAICGDDRPLRVHVEEVRDGGERVIRLEPPSGETVDETLQRLGRVPLPPYIRKELDDPERYQTVYAREEGSVAAPTAGLHFTPELLARLEAQGVRIAYLTLHVGVGTFRPVTVDRVEEHRMHAEFYRVEPATAAAINATRAQGGRVVAVGTTVTRTLETVAADDGTVRPGSGWTDLFIYPGYRFKAIDGLITNFHLPRSTLIMLVAALLGKERTLAAYREAVARRYRFFSFGDAMLILPGVAPHAGEPA, encoded by the coding sequence ATGCGGGTCGACGAGTTCGACTACGACCTGCCGCCCGAGCTCATCGCCCAGGAGCCGCTGCCCGAGCGGGACGCCTCGCGCCTGATGGTGGTCGACCGCGACAGTGGGCGATGGATCCACGCCCGTTTCCGCGACCTGCCCCGCTTCTTGCGGCCGGGCGATTGCCTGGTCCTCAACGACACCCGGGTGCGGCCGGCGCGCCTCTTCGGCCGCCGCGCCACGGGCGGGCAGGTGGAGTTCCTGCTCCTCGACCCCCTGGGCGACGGCCGGTGGCTGGCCCTGGGCCGGCCGGGGCGCCGGTTGCGGGCGGGGACGGTGGCGATCTGCGGCGACGACCGCCCCCTCCGGGTCCACGTGGAGGAGGTGCGGGACGGCGGCGAGCGGGTGATCCGCCTCGAGCCGCCGTCCGGGGAGACGGTGGACGAGACCCTGCAGCGGCTGGGCCGCGTCCCCCTCCCGCCCTACATCCGCAAGGAGCTGGACGACCCGGAGCGCTACCAGACGGTCTATGCCCGGGAGGAGGGTTCGGTCGCCGCGCCCACCGCGGGGCTGCACTTCACCCCCGAGCTCCTGGCCCGGCTCGAGGCCCAGGGCGTCCGGATCGCCTACCTGACCCTCCACGTGGGCGTGGGCACCTTCCGCCCGGTGACCGTGGACCGCGTGGAGGAACACCGGATGCACGCCGAGTTCTACCGGGTCGAACCGGCGACCGCCGCGGCGATCAACGCCACCCGCGCCCAGGGCGGCCGGGTGGTGGCGGTGGGCACCACCGTCACCCGCACCCTGGAGACCGTGGCCGCCGACGACGGCACCGTCCGGCCGGGCAGCGGGTGGACCGACCTGTTCATCTACCCCGGGTACCGGTTCAAGGCCATCGACGGCCTGATCACCAACTTCCACCTGCCGCGGTCGACCCTGATCATGCTGGTGGCCGCGCTGCTGGGCAAGGAGCGGACCCTGGCCGCGTACCGGGAGGCGGTGGCCCGGCGGTACCGGTTCTTCAGCTTCGGCGACGCGATGCTGATCCTGCCGGGCGTGGCCCCGCACGCCGGGGAGCCCGCGTAG
- the tgt gene encoding tRNA guanosine(34) transglycosylase Tgt — MSGWDGWFTIEHREAHSQARTGRLATPHGTVETPVFMPVGTQAAVKTLSPHELRAVGAQIILSNTYHLYLRPGSAVVAAAGGLHRFMAWEGPILTDSGGFQVFSLASLREVTADGVRFRSHLDGSEHLFTPELSMAVQRDLGADIIMCFDECLAFPAPYDAVAASVERTTRWARRCHRAWREEGRPDRQALFGIVQGGVYADLRRRSAEALVELDLPGYAVGGLSVGEPAGLTVAVLEAVVPLLPADRPRYLMGVGTPDLILEAVWRGIDMMDCVLPTRMARHGTVFTSEGRLTVRNAAFARDFRPLDPACDCYACRHFTRAYIRHLLKVNETLGMRLTTIHNLRYLHRFMERLRQAVRADRLPEFRAAFYAGEGAALGFRPPEPATLPGA, encoded by the coding sequence TTGAGCGGTTGGGACGGGTGGTTCACCATCGAGCACCGAGAGGCCCACAGCCAGGCCCGCACCGGCCGGCTCGCGACCCCCCACGGCACGGTGGAGACGCCGGTGTTCATGCCCGTCGGCACCCAGGCCGCGGTGAAGACCTTGAGCCCCCACGAGCTGCGGGCGGTGGGGGCGCAGATCATCCTGAGCAACACCTACCACCTCTATCTGCGGCCGGGCTCCGCGGTCGTGGCGGCCGCCGGGGGCCTGCACCGCTTCATGGCCTGGGAGGGGCCGATCCTGACCGACAGCGGCGGCTTCCAGGTGTTCAGCCTGGCCTCCCTGCGGGAGGTCACGGCCGACGGCGTGCGCTTCCGCTCCCACCTGGACGGGTCGGAGCACCTCTTTACGCCGGAGCTGTCCATGGCGGTGCAGCGGGACCTGGGGGCGGACATCATCATGTGCTTCGACGAGTGCCTGGCCTTCCCGGCCCCGTACGACGCCGTGGCGGCCAGCGTCGAGCGCACCACCCGCTGGGCTCGGCGCTGCCACCGCGCCTGGCGGGAGGAGGGCCGGCCCGACCGGCAGGCGCTGTTCGGCATCGTCCAGGGCGGCGTCTACGCCGACCTGCGGCGCCGGTCGGCGGAGGCGCTGGTGGAGCTGGACCTGCCGGGTTACGCCGTGGGCGGGCTGAGCGTCGGGGAGCCGGCGGGCCTGACGGTGGCCGTGCTCGAGGCCGTGGTCCCGCTGCTGCCGGCGGACCGGCCGCGGTACCTGATGGGCGTGGGCACGCCCGATCTGATCCTGGAGGCGGTGTGGCGGGGCATCGACATGATGGACTGCGTGCTGCCGACCCGCATGGCCCGGCACGGCACCGTCTTCACCTCGGAGGGCAGGCTGACCGTGCGTAACGCCGCCTTCGCCCGCGACTTCCGCCCGCTGGACCCGGCGTGCGACTGCTACGCCTGCCGTCACTTCACCCGCGCCTACATCCGCCACCTGCTCAAGGTCAACGAGACCCTGGGCATGCGCCTGACGACGATCCACAACCTGCGCTACCTCCACCGGTTCATGGAGCGATTGCGTCAGGCGGTGCGCGCGGACCGGCTGCCGGAGTTCCGCGCCGCCTTCTACGCAGGGGAGGGGGCAGCCCTGGGCTTCCGCCCGCCGGAGCCGGCGACGCTGCCGGGGGCGTAG
- the yajC gene encoding preprotein translocase subunit YajC, whose product MPEQENALLVNLLIFALFFGLMWFMLIRPQQQQQRRRREMLARLKVGDKVVTIGGIFGTLTRVDEDTVRLRIADKVEIRLSRDAVARVLGQDD is encoded by the coding sequence GTGCCGGAACAGGAGAACGCCTTGCTGGTCAACCTGCTGATCTTCGCGCTGTTCTTCGGCCTGATGTGGTTCATGCTGATCCGGCCGCAGCAACAGCAGCAGCGGCGGCGACGGGAGATGCTGGCGCGCCTCAAGGTGGGCGACAAGGTGGTCACCATCGGCGGCATCTTCGGCACCCTGACGCGGGTGGACGAAGACACGGTGCGCCTGCGCATCGCCGACAAGGTGGAGATCCGCCTCAGTCGCGACGCGGTGGCCCGGGTCCTGGGGCAGGACGACTAG
- a CDS encoding Glu/Leu/Phe/Val dehydrogenase translates to MGEAAADLPNPYEVAKRELARACEALGLDPAVYRILARPLRFVEVAIPVRMDDGRTEVFVGYRSQHNDALGPTKGGIRFHPQVTPDEVKALSMWMTLKCALLEVPFGGGKGGVVCDPKRMSARELEGLSRGYIQAMAQVMGEEKDIPAPDVYTTAQVMAWIADEFSQIRQQNAFAIVTGKPLVIGGSLGRREATARGAVTVVREAAAALGLDLRRATAAIQGYGNAGSVAHRLLHQLGVRVIAVSDSRGGILDERGLDPAAVAAHKETTGSVAGFPGARGIDNAELLTLPCDILLPAALENQITAANAHRIQARLVGEIANGPTTPDAHQTLVERGVVVLPDILTNAGGVTVSYFEWVQNQCHWTWSEEEVNRRLEERMVRAFRRVWEAAQRLRTRDLRLAAYTVAVARVTEAMQVRGWIHRTDSSFRS, encoded by the coding sequence ATGGGGGAGGCGGCGGCCGACCTGCCCAACCCCTACGAGGTGGCCAAGCGGGAGCTCGCCCGGGCCTGTGAGGCCCTGGGGCTCGACCCGGCGGTGTACCGCATCCTGGCTCGGCCGCTCCGCTTCGTCGAGGTGGCCATCCCCGTCCGCATGGACGACGGCCGGACGGAGGTCTTCGTCGGGTACCGGTCCCAGCACAACGACGCCCTGGGTCCCACCAAGGGCGGGATCCGCTTCCATCCCCAGGTCACCCCCGACGAGGTCAAGGCCCTCTCCATGTGGATGACGCTCAAGTGCGCCCTGCTGGAGGTCCCCTTTGGCGGGGGCAAGGGCGGGGTGGTGTGCGACCCCAAGCGCATGTCCGCGCGGGAACTGGAGGGGCTCAGCCGCGGCTACATCCAGGCCATGGCCCAGGTCATGGGCGAGGAGAAGGACATCCCCGCCCCCGACGTCTACACCACGGCCCAGGTCATGGCGTGGATCGCCGACGAGTTCAGCCAGATCCGCCAGCAGAACGCCTTCGCCATCGTCACCGGCAAACCCCTGGTCATCGGGGGCTCGCTGGGTCGCCGGGAGGCGACGGCGCGGGGGGCGGTGACGGTGGTGCGGGAGGCGGCGGCCGCCCTCGGGCTCGACCTGCGCCGCGCCACCGCGGCCATCCAGGGCTACGGCAACGCGGGCAGCGTGGCGCACCGGCTGCTGCACCAGCTGGGCGTGCGGGTGATCGCCGTCAGCGATTCCCGGGGCGGCATCCTGGACGAACGCGGCCTGGACCCGGCGGCCGTGGCGGCGCACAAGGAGACCACCGGCAGCGTCGCCGGCTTCCCCGGGGCCCGCGGCATCGACAACGCGGAGTTGCTCACGCTGCCTTGTGATATCCTGTTGCCGGCCGCGCTGGAGAACCAGATCACCGCTGCCAACGCCCACCGCATCCAGGCGCGCCTGGTGGGCGAGATCGCCAACGGGCCCACCACGCCCGACGCGCACCAGACCCTGGTGGAACGCGGCGTGGTGGTGCTGCCCGACATCCTGACCAACGCCGGGGGCGTGACCGTCAGCTACTTCGAGTGGGTCCAGAACCAGTGCCACTGGACCTGGTCGGAGGAGGAGGTCAACCGGCGCTTGGAGGAGCGCATGGTCCGCGCCTTCCGCCGCGTGTGGGAGGCGGCTCAGCGGCTCCGCACCCGGGATCTGCGCCTGGCGGCCTACACCGTGGCGGTGGCGCGGGTGACGGAGGCCATGCAGGTGCGCGGCTGGATCCACCGCACCGACAGCAGCTTCCGCTCGTAG
- a CDS encoding acyl-CoA carboxylase subunit beta: MAAKVAELRSRRQRLELGGGPERIAQQRAKGKLTARERLALLLDPGSFQEIGLFVQHRAREFGMEGKEAPGDGVITGFGRIDGRLVYVFAQDFTVIGGTLGEMHAAKICKVMDLALETGSPLIGINDSGGARIQEGVASLDGFAKIFARNTWASGVIPQISVIMGPCAGGAVYSPAITDFVFMVEGTSQMFITGPDVIKAVTGETISFEELGGAATHTARSGVAHFYARDERECLGLIRRLLGYLPSNNLEDPPLEDTGDPPDRLAPELERAVPTDPNKPYDVRRVIEAVVDRGSFLEVHQRFAQSAVVGFARLAGQVVGVVANQPRVLAGCLDIDSSDKIARFVRFCDAFNIPLLTFVDTPGYLPGRAQEHGGIIRHGAKVLYAYAEATVPKISVVLRKAYGGAYIAMCCRGLGADYAFAWPTAEIAVMGPEGACNIVFRREIAEADDPAAVRAAKVREYREVFASPYVAAARGYVDDVIEPATTRLRVAAALASLVGKREQRPAKKHGNIPL, from the coding sequence ATGGCCGCCAAGGTGGCGGAGCTGCGGTCGCGCCGCCAGCGCCTGGAGCTCGGCGGCGGCCCCGAGCGCATCGCCCAGCAGCGGGCGAAGGGCAAGCTCACCGCCCGCGAACGCCTGGCGCTCCTGCTCGACCCCGGCAGCTTCCAGGAGATCGGCCTGTTCGTCCAGCACCGGGCGCGGGAGTTCGGCATGGAGGGCAAGGAGGCGCCGGGCGACGGCGTGATCACCGGCTTCGGCCGGATCGACGGCCGGCTGGTGTACGTCTTCGCCCAGGACTTCACCGTGATCGGCGGGACCCTGGGCGAGATGCACGCCGCCAAGATCTGCAAGGTGATGGACCTGGCCCTCGAAACCGGCTCCCCCCTGATCGGCATCAACGACTCCGGCGGCGCCCGGATCCAGGAGGGCGTGGCCTCCCTGGACGGGTTCGCCAAGATCTTCGCCCGGAACACCTGGGCCTCGGGCGTGATCCCCCAGATCTCGGTGATCATGGGGCCGTGCGCCGGCGGCGCCGTGTACTCGCCGGCCATCACCGACTTCGTCTTCATGGTCGAGGGCACGAGCCAGATGTTCATCACCGGTCCCGACGTGATCAAGGCGGTGACCGGCGAGACCATCAGCTTCGAGGAGCTGGGCGGCGCCGCGACCCACACCGCCCGCAGCGGCGTGGCGCACTTCTACGCCCGGGACGAGCGGGAGTGCCTCGGCCTGATCCGTCGGCTCCTCGGCTACCTGCCCTCGAACAACCTGGAGGACCCGCCGCTGGAGGACACCGGCGACCCCCCGGACCGGCTCGCTCCCGAGCTGGAACGGGCGGTTCCCACCGACCCCAACAAGCCCTACGACGTGCGCCGGGTGATCGAGGCGGTGGTGGACCGCGGCAGCTTCCTGGAGGTCCACCAGCGCTTCGCGCAGAGCGCGGTGGTCGGCTTCGCCCGCCTGGCGGGGCAGGTGGTGGGGGTGGTGGCCAACCAGCCGCGGGTGCTGGCCGGGTGTCTCGACATCGACTCGTCGGACAAGATCGCCCGCTTCGTGCGGTTTTGCGACGCCTTCAACATCCCGCTGCTGACCTTCGTCGACACGCCGGGCTACCTCCCGGGGCGCGCCCAGGAGCACGGCGGCATCATCCGTCACGGCGCCAAGGTCCTCTACGCCTATGCCGAGGCGACGGTGCCGAAGATCTCCGTCGTGCTGCGCAAGGCGTACGGCGGCGCCTACATCGCCATGTGCTGCCGCGGCTTGGGCGCGGACTATGCCTTCGCCTGGCCGACCGCGGAGATCGCGGTGATGGGACCGGAGGGGGCGTGCAACATCGTCTTCCGGCGGGAGATCGCGGAGGCGGACGACCCGGCCGCCGTGCGCGCCGCCAAGGTCCGCGAGTACCGCGAGGTGTTCGCGAGCCCCTACGTGGCGGCGGCCCGCGGCTACGTGGACGACGTGATCGAGCCCGCGACCACGCGGCTGCGGGTCGCAGCGGCGCTGGCCAGCCTGGTCGGCAAGCGGGAGCAGCGGCCGGCGAAGAAGCACGGCAACATCCCCTTGTAG
- a CDS encoding acetyl-CoA carboxylase biotin carboxyl carrier protein subunit yields MKRYRVTVNGWVFDVWVEPVDPAAPGLNAAGAVPAGGAGVPGGGMAAPAGTAGGGPGAVPVAPPSYPAPAWGAGASGPWPWPAIPWSWPGPPVAAHPGPGTGWVPGPGWAPGAGEAAGGAAAPVAGAGAGGAAGPGPGASPAAASQAGPDGAAGTDAEAAVGAGAAPAGAAPAPGRPAGGAPSTPSGPAVDGSVEEGARRAAEGGLAAAGGTRATEAAGEGQGVAVAAPLPGVLLEVRVRPGDRVEAGQVVAILEAMKMENELTAPCAGRVAAVPRTKGQTLDQGDVVAWIEPEG; encoded by the coding sequence ATGAAGCGGTATCGGGTGACGGTCAACGGCTGGGTCTTCGACGTGTGGGTCGAACCGGTGGACCCGGCGGCACCGGGGCTGAACGCGGCCGGCGCGGTGCCGGCGGGCGGAGCCGGGGTCCCTGGCGGTGGGATGGCGGCGCCCGCGGGCACCGCGGGGGGCGGACCGGGCGCGGTGCCGGTGGCGCCGCCGTCGTACCCGGCGCCGGCCTGGGGGGCGGGGGCATCCGGCCCGTGGCCGTGGCCCGCCATCCCCTGGTCGTGGCCGGGGCCGCCGGTGGCGGCCCACCCCGGGCCGGGCACCGGATGGGTGCCCGGCCCGGGGTGGGCACCGGGCGCCGGGGAGGCGGCCGGGGGTGCGGCTGCGCCCGTCGCCGGGGCCGGGGCCGGCGGGGCCGCCGGCCCCGGCCCCGGCGCCAGCCCGGCTGCGGCGTCCCAAGCCGGGCCCGACGGCGCCGCGGGCACGGACGCCGAGGCCGCCGTCGGCGCGGGCGCGGCACCGGCCGGTGCCGCGCCCGCGCCGGGGCGCCCGGCAGGCGGCGCGCCGTCGACGCCGTCGGGGCCCGCCGTGGACGGGTCGGTGGAGGAAGGGGCGCGGCGGGCCGCGGAAGGCGGTCTCGCCGCAGCCGGCGGGACCCGCGCAACCGAGGCGGCGGGGGAGGGCCAGGGCGTGGCGGTGGCGGCGCCCCTGCCGGGGGTCCTGCTGGAGGTGCGGGTCCGGCCGGGCGACCGGGTCGAGGCGGGGCAGGTGGTGGCCATCCTCGAGGCGATGAAGATGGAGAACGAGCTGACGGCCCCCTGCGCGGGGCGCGTGGCCGCCGTTCCCCGGACGAAGGGGCAGACCCTCGACCAGGGCGACGTGGTGGCCTGGATCGAGCCGGAAGGCTGA
- a CDS encoding 5-formyltetrahydrofolate cyclo-ligase produces MAQEDEDTARRWGAAPRREAPPADDDPSRRTPPAVAEKARWRRRMRAAWRELSPAALGAISAAICRRLRTLLEQAAQGATARAGAGGPPWGDLGGLPREVRGLMLYAPMPTEVDVSPLLEWARRRGIAVLLPWIEPAGGRMEARRVGSWDELVPAPGRMGPWRLRQPSDDAPRWVPGPDTVVVVPGLAFDRQGWRLGRGGGYYDRFLARCPAAWRVAVAPARMVVDRLPRDPHDRRMDLIVTEDGVHGPWWGIR; encoded by the coding sequence ATGGCGCAGGAGGACGAGGACACGGCGCGGCGATGGGGTGCAGCGCCCCGGCGGGAAGCCCCGCCGGCGGATGACGACCCGTCCCGCCGGACCCCGCCCGCCGTGGCGGAGAAGGCGCGCTGGCGCCGACGCATGCGCGCCGCGTGGCGGGAGCTCTCGCCCGCCGCGCTGGGGGCGATCTCTGCCGCCATCTGCCGGCGCCTCCGGACGCTGCTGGAGCAGGCGGCCCAGGGGGCGACGGCGCGTGCGGGGGCCGGTGGGCCCCCATGGGGCGACCTCGGCGGCCTGCCGAGGGAGGTCCGCGGCCTGATGCTCTATGCCCCCATGCCGACGGAGGTCGACGTCTCGCCCCTGCTGGAGTGGGCACGCCGGCGGGGCATCGCCGTCCTCCTTCCCTGGATCGAGCCGGCGGGCGGCCGCATGGAGGCCCGGCGCGTCGGCTCCTGGGACGAGCTGGTCCCCGCCCCCGGGCGGATGGGGCCCTGGCGCCTCCGACAGCCCTCGGACGATGCCCCGCGCTGGGTCCCCGGGCCGGACACGGTGGTGGTGGTGCCCGGGCTGGCCTTCGACCGCCAGGGATGGCGCCTCGGGCGGGGTGGCGGCTACTACGACCGCTTCCTGGCGCGATGCCCGGCGGCGTGGCGCGTGGCCGTGGCCCCGGCCCGGATGGTGGTGGACCGCCTGCCCCGGGATCCCCACGACCGGCGCATGGATCTGATCGTGACCGAGGACGGGGTCCACGGACCGTGGTGGGGCATCCGCTGA
- the mraZ gene encoding division/cell wall cluster transcriptional repressor MraZ, whose amino-acid sequence MLIGEYRHALDDKGRLFVPAKLRDALGEPLVVTRGLDQCLFVFPPAEWQRLEAKLRALPLAQSSARAFVRLLLSGASECVPDKQGRILVPPALRAYAGIDREAVWIGVGNRVEIWAVERWTRYVEEASEAYSRIAEQIVDLGI is encoded by the coding sequence ATGCTGATCGGCGAGTACCGGCACGCGCTGGACGACAAGGGGCGCCTGTTCGTCCCGGCCAAGCTGCGCGACGCGCTGGGCGAGCCCCTGGTCGTCACCCGCGGCCTCGACCAGTGCCTCTTCGTCTTCCCGCCGGCGGAGTGGCAGCGCCTCGAGGCGAAGCTGCGCGCCCTGCCGCTGGCCCAGTCCAGCGCCCGCGCCTTCGTGCGGCTGCTGCTGTCGGGGGCCAGCGAGTGCGTGCCGGACAAGCAGGGGCGGATCCTGGTGCCGCCGGCGCTGCGGGCGTACGCGGGGATCGACCGCGAGGCGGTGTGGATCGGCGTCGGCAACCGGGTGGAGATCTGGGCGGTGGAGCGGTGGACACGCTACGTGGAGGAGGCCTCCGAGGCCTACTCCCGGATCGCCGAGCAGATCGTCGACCTGGGCATCTGA
- the rsmH gene encoding 16S rRNA (cytosine(1402)-N(4))-methyltransferase RsmH gives MGGRIRSAAAEPTAPHQDDGGGGAGSDGGAPGRAPRSGGGTDATAGGGGAAPVRRPSAGRPPAGDAAGGGAQQAGAAQGHEAGGGWGQDGAAQGLAPHQPVLLEAALAFLAPRRGGRYVDGTVGGGGHAAALLAAVGGDAQLLAIDRDPQALAVARRRLAPFGDRVHLVHGDFRDLERHLASLGWDRVDGILLDLGVSSMQLDDPSRGFSYQEEGPLDMRMDPGQPLTAADLVNTASRDQLARWLAEYGEERWAGRIADFIVEARRRRPITTTTELVEIVKAAIPARARRRGGHPARRTFQALRIAVNDELRGLEGFLRAAAQRLRPGGRLVVIAFHSLEDRAVKRAFRDLAAGEGFRLLTRKPVTPGEEEVRRNPRSRSAKLRALQRLAAGPAPAGGEPRTGAGARASPCDATR, from the coding sequence ATGGGCGGACGAATCCGGTCGGCCGCAGCCGAACCCACGGCGCCCCACCAGGACGACGGAGGGGGCGGAGCGGGTAGCGATGGGGGCGCGCCCGGCCGGGCCCCCCGCAGCGGGGGCGGGACGGACGCGACCGCTGGAGGGGGAGGCGCGGCGCCGGTCCGCCGACCCTCTGCCGGCCGTCCCCCTGCCGGCGACGCAGCGGGTGGCGGTGCCCAGCAGGCCGGTGCCGCGCAGGGGCACGAGGCGGGTGGCGGTTGGGGGCAGGACGGGGCTGCGCAGGGGCTGGCGCCCCACCAGCCGGTGCTCCTGGAGGCGGCGCTGGCCTTCCTGGCGCCGCGCCGCGGCGGCCGCTACGTCGACGGGACGGTGGGAGGCGGCGGCCACGCGGCCGCCCTGCTCGCGGCGGTGGGCGGCGACGCCCAGCTGCTGGCCATCGACCGCGATCCCCAGGCCCTGGCCGTGGCACGGCGGCGCCTGGCGCCCTTCGGCGACCGGGTGCACCTGGTTCACGGCGACTTTCGCGACCTCGAGCGGCACCTGGCGTCCCTGGGCTGGGACCGCGTGGACGGCATCCTGCTGGACCTGGGCGTCTCGTCGATGCAGCTGGACGATCCCTCCCGCGGCTTCAGCTACCAGGAGGAGGGGCCGCTGGACATGCGCATGGATCCGGGCCAGCCGCTGACGGCGGCGGACCTGGTCAACACCGCCAGCCGCGACCAGCTGGCCCGCTGGTTGGCCGAGTACGGCGAGGAGCGCTGGGCCGGCCGCATCGCGGACTTCATCGTGGAGGCGCGCCGGCGGCGGCCCATCACCACCACCACCGAGCTGGTGGAGATCGTCAAGGCGGCCATCCCGGCCCGCGCCCGGCGGCGGGGCGGCCATCCCGCGCGCCGGACCTTCCAGGCGCTGCGGATCGCCGTCAACGACGAGCTGCGGGGGCTGGAGGGATTCCTGCGCGCGGCGGCCCAGCGGCTCCGGCCGGGGGGGCGGCTGGTGGTCATCGCCTTCCACTCCCTGGAGGACCGGGCGGTGAAGCGGGCCTTTCGCGACCTGGCCGCCGGGGAGGGCTTCCGCCTCCTCACCCGCAAGCCGGTGACGCCCGGGGAGGAGGAGGTCCGCCGCAATCCCCGGTCACGCAGCGCCAAGCTGCGCGCCCTCCAGCGCCTGGCGGCGGGTCCGGCGCCCGCGGGCGGAGAGCCCCGCACCGGCGCCGGGGCGAGGGCGTCGCCCTGCGACGCCACCCGGTGA